A stretch of Geomonas oryzisoli DNA encodes these proteins:
- a CDS encoding HD domain-containing protein, giving the protein MYDQSQERAVFVASLPYMVSAKALALSKGMNDHGPLHAQRVHAIIGRLCALLPLTVYERDLVCAAALLHDIGMAKDRENHHVVSAELVRALAEETKLPFTTAEAEVVSTLCEWHRRDYDADAVHSESGIRIGVLASLLRLADALDLDYRRAEDYLKQEPVIAHVHHTQAPHHLSVRSILGVRLYASQMGTEVQLLVDQMTHAGLQLERLVDELLGTPITWPVKLIPVRRRPSAGHIFNTVRGAAVFSYCNAHGIIQAGMSKSALDMAGFSTTVICDKERTGSPPKFWEKTVPQLDLSKFKLIAILGLDIPEENFQQFLKIVRQNPECRWVYATPLEQTSERVAALLNEGVDVVVGDARLLFAGDALTEHAAQWSKIAGLCNADDWLTSSGSFSRKEFLAARGLRLELLQLFESRADNDAYMSLINRVASGDLDSFITSENGWTSVLAGRMPAVDRRDRVLILQDCQSMPGRFIYDLAHLAIEQQGVLPWDQNEFATPYAICRLPLSDGSERILYLSRFSRLEGAVPIKYFVSYSKHQLGSGATIWQTYPTKESADAAIEATVQNINRFFSCED; this is encoded by the coding sequence ATGTACGACCAATCTCAGGAACGCGCAGTCTTTGTGGCAAGCCTTCCTTACATGGTTAGTGCTAAAGCACTCGCCCTTTCTAAAGGCATGAATGATCATGGCCCACTACACGCACAACGCGTTCACGCGATCATTGGTCGCTTATGTGCGTTACTTCCGCTCACCGTGTACGAGCGAGACCTCGTCTGTGCCGCGGCGCTCCTACATGACATCGGCATGGCAAAGGACAGAGAAAACCATCATGTGGTTTCCGCCGAGCTCGTTCGTGCGCTTGCTGAGGAAACCAAGCTACCTTTCACTACTGCCGAAGCTGAAGTAGTATCGACTTTATGTGAATGGCATCGACGAGATTATGATGCTGACGCCGTTCATTCTGAGAGTGGAATACGCATAGGCGTTCTAGCGTCACTTTTGCGCCTAGCGGACGCATTGGACCTAGATTATCGGCGGGCCGAGGACTATTTAAAACAGGAACCTGTTATCGCACACGTCCACCACACACAAGCACCGCACCATCTTAGCGTCCGGAGTATCCTCGGTGTCAGGTTGTATGCAAGCCAGATGGGAACTGAAGTACAGCTTCTAGTCGATCAAATGACACATGCGGGACTGCAACTAGAGCGACTGGTTGATGAGCTGCTGGGCACACCAATCACATGGCCAGTAAAGTTAATTCCTGTCAGAAGACGTCCCTCCGCCGGTCACATTTTCAATACAGTGCGAGGTGCCGCTGTGTTTTCCTATTGTAATGCCCATGGCATCATACAGGCCGGCATGTCTAAGAGCGCCCTCGATATGGCTGGCTTCTCAACTACTGTCATTTGCGACAAGGAGCGTACAGGTTCTCCTCCGAAATTTTGGGAAAAGACGGTTCCGCAGTTGGACCTTTCAAAGTTTAAGCTCATTGCTATTCTCGGATTGGATATTCCGGAAGAAAATTTCCAACAGTTCCTGAAAATTGTGCGGCAAAATCCAGAGTGTCGCTGGGTCTATGCCACGCCGCTGGAGCAGACATCTGAGAGAGTTGCAGCCCTCCTGAACGAGGGCGTCGACGTTGTGGTCGGCGATGCGCGCTTACTTTTTGCTGGCGACGCACTGACAGAACATGCAGCTCAGTGGTCAAAAATTGCCGGATTATGCAACGCCGATGACTGGCTTACGTCTAGTGGGAGTTTCAGTCGAAAAGAGTTCCTTGCAGCACGTGGGCTCCGCTTGGAGTTACTGCAACTTTTTGAATCCCGGGCGGATAACGATGCTTACATGTCGCTTATAAACAGGGTTGCATCCGGAGACCTTGATTCCTTCATCACGAGTGAGAATGGCTGGACGAGTGTGCTCGCAGGGCGAATGCCAGCTGTTGACCGCAGAGACCGCGTACTTATTCTGCAGGACTGCCAATCCATGCCGGGCCGTTTCATTTACGACCTTGCTCACCTCGCAATCGAACAGCAGGGTGTCCTCCCGTGGGATCAGAACGAGTTCGCAACACCATATGCAATTTGTCGGCTCCCACTCTCGGACGGTTCGGAAAGAATCCTTTACCTCAGCAGGTTCAGTCGGCTGGAAGGCGCTGTGCCGATCAAATACTTCGTCTCATACTCCAAGCACCAACTAGGATCTGGTGCCACCATCTGGCAAACATATCCGACAAAAGAGTCAGCAGACGCGGCAATCGAAGCAACTGTCCAGAATATCAATAGGTTTTTCTCATGCGAAGATTAA
- a CDS encoding B12-binding domain-containing radical SAM protein, whose product MRRLTLVLPLFKTRAVPRRRVPSGLLSLAAEVQAIKDVRVEVVDAESLGWDAADVVEYLVSSKPDAVGISVCSPTFPSALELTKVIRTKMPEVLIVLGGKYVTHSWQSALNAGANADAMVRGDGESAIAVLAQGLAAGANRLEIVSALEALPNVWVPGKKAPTLPPAFNLQNAQPWPLEVLAHNLDLYQGDRMLIEFSRGCPGRCSYCLASRDRQQISFRPVAQVVETIAHFSAKGFSAFFFTDDDFAASPNHLASLLEGIVERGLKIKFDANVRPDSLVRCEKIAPLLKRAGCRCLWLGIESGSPAILETYRKGFDTNVCERAVVTALIAADVVRTNWIIGAPLETRETVNASMDFATRLRRLGPHVPHISFMVPYPGTPLCDEALALGLISPSHLAELAESTHDEPVMPSQFLTKNELKELFYQFHQRCFTPESLASSPPAVADEARLVLSSAGLTNKNCPKP is encoded by the coding sequence ATGCGAAGATTAACGCTTGTCCTTCCCTTGTTCAAGACTCGGGCGGTGCCTAGACGCCGAGTCCCCTCTGGGCTTCTCTCTCTTGCTGCCGAAGTACAGGCCATAAAAGACGTTCGTGTGGAGGTCGTTGACGCGGAGTCCTTAGGATGGGATGCTGCGGACGTTGTAGAATACTTGGTTTCGAGTAAACCAGACGCGGTTGGCATATCGGTCTGCTCACCTACTTTTCCATCCGCCTTAGAGTTGACGAAGGTAATTCGCACAAAAATGCCGGAGGTCTTAATTGTTCTCGGTGGTAAGTATGTCACCCACAGCTGGCAATCGGCATTAAACGCTGGAGCAAATGCTGATGCCATGGTGCGTGGCGACGGGGAGTCTGCCATCGCCGTTTTGGCGCAGGGGCTCGCGGCTGGCGCTAACCGATTGGAGATAGTGTCTGCTCTGGAAGCGCTTCCAAATGTTTGGGTACCAGGAAAGAAGGCTCCCACTCTTCCTCCCGCATTCAATTTGCAAAATGCACAGCCTTGGCCACTCGAAGTGCTGGCTCACAATCTAGACCTCTATCAAGGCGATAGGATGCTCATAGAGTTTTCGCGTGGCTGCCCTGGACGATGCAGTTACTGTCTAGCCTCGCGTGATCGGCAACAGATTTCATTTCGACCCGTAGCTCAAGTAGTCGAGACGATTGCACACTTCAGTGCGAAAGGCTTCTCCGCTTTCTTTTTCACCGATGACGATTTTGCAGCTTCACCTAACCATCTAGCATCCCTTCTTGAGGGGATTGTTGAGCGTGGACTAAAAATAAAGTTCGACGCTAATGTCCGTCCCGACAGTCTCGTGCGTTGTGAGAAAATCGCACCTCTATTGAAAAGGGCGGGCTGCCGTTGCCTTTGGCTTGGCATCGAAAGTGGCAGCCCCGCGATACTGGAAACTTACCGAAAAGGGTTCGATACTAACGTGTGTGAGCGGGCTGTTGTGACTGCACTCATTGCTGCCGATGTGGTGCGAACAAACTGGATTATTGGAGCTCCACTAGAAACTAGGGAAACTGTCAACGCTTCGATGGATTTTGCTACGCGGTTGCGACGACTCGGCCCCCACGTTCCGCACATCTCGTTCATGGTTCCCTATCCAGGAACCCCACTTTGTGACGAAGCGCTCGCACTCGGTCTGATTTCGCCGTCACATCTTGCAGAACTCGCGGAGTCCACTCATGACGAACCAGTCATGCCGTCCCAATTTCTGACAAAAAATGAGCTGAAAGAGCTTTTTTATCAATTCCATCAGAGGTGTTTTACTCCTGAGTCCCTTGCGTCCTCACCGCCTGCCGTTGCAGATGAAGCACGACTTGTTTTAAGCAGTGCAGGCCTCACGAATAAAAATTGCCCTAAACCATAA
- a CDS encoding ATP/GTP-binding protein — protein sequence MKVAFTGSSSTGKTTLALRLQTDPRFCILLPAFITVDARRILAERGFGSMDRMQPEELRSFQHAYLERKLALENGRDGYFTDRSFIDLAAYWLERDAAGLPASEVEAFVEICRHEANRYDLHVYFPYGLIPFESDGYRSEDEIFHQRINSRICQLLHDWGHRVVRLNAIDISERCDAVIGTLQEIGT from the coding sequence GTGAAAGTTGCATTCACAGGATCGAGCAGCACAGGGAAGACTACTCTGGCATTAAGACTCCAAACCGACCCACGATTTTGCATTCTGCTGCCGGCTTTCATTACAGTCGATGCACGACGGATTCTAGCCGAGAGGGGGTTCGGAAGCATGGACCGAATGCAACCAGAAGAACTCAGGAGTTTTCAACATGCTTACCTTGAGCGCAAACTCGCACTTGAAAACGGACGGGACGGGTACTTCACTGATCGATCTTTCATTGATTTAGCAGCATATTGGCTTGAAAGAGATGCCGCAGGGTTGCCAGCAAGCGAGGTGGAAGCTTTCGTTGAAATTTGCCGCCACGAAGCGAATCGGTATGACCTTCACGTCTACTTTCCTTATGGCTTAATTCCTTTTGAAAGTGACGGTTATCGCTCTGAGGATGAGATCTTCCATCAGCGGATCAATTCTCGAATATGTCAACTCCTTCATGACTGGGGCCACCGTGTGGTGCGACTCAATGCCATCGATATATCTGAACGGTGCGATGCGGTAATTGGCACATTACAGGAGATCGGTACTTAA
- a CDS encoding VF530 family DNA-binding protein, producing MNTQSPTDPLHGVTLKMILTELVEELGWEELGRRIDIRCFTHTPSISSSLKFLRRTPWARDKVEEMYLRLKM from the coding sequence ATGAACACTCAATCGCCAACCGACCCGCTCCACGGTGTCACTTTGAAGATGATTCTCACCGAATTGGTGGAGGAACTCGGCTGGGAAGAACTGGGAAGGCGGATCGACATTCGCTGTTTTACCCACACCCCCAGCATTTCCTCAAGCCTCAAGTTCCTAAGAAGGACGCCCTGGGCCAGAGACAAGGTCGAGGAGATGTACCTGCGGTTGAAGATGTAG
- a CDS encoding nitric-oxide reductase large subunit: protein MTAVVTFLFGFAVMGYLAYRNAYEGPPVPREVRVTDGTVLYTGDDVMGGQQIFQKLGLMQYGTIFGHGAYLGPDFTAEYLHLGGEKVVRYYMGQGLSADDAAAKVRAELRENSYVAESGLITFSPARARAHAELIDYYRGWFGPLQTQQGLKRPHVDDPEEIRKLTAYFSWAAWTSTAQRPGTGHSYTNNWPPDNLAGNRPTAGALLWSVLSLIALLCGTGATLFAFGRYEFLGWHAADEYSAKIEAPEKVQLTPSQRTIAWYFLVVSGLFLLQGLLGGVNAHYHVEPAGFYGFSIGDILPYNLSRMWHVQLALFFVASSFLAMGIFLTPMIAGKEPPHQEKLALVLLGALVVVVLGSLGGEAMSLKGMLSTGGPWFYVGSQGWEYLDLGRLWQILLTVGMLLWLVILIRGMRERLHGEHPGNMPWLFVYSAISIPLFYAAGMLYGKTTHFNQVEFWRFWVVHLWVEDFLELFTTIMVAYVFMLMGVVRVRVATTIIYLDIILYSIGGVLGTMHHLYFSGQPEVHMAFGAFFSAMEVIPLLLLTYEAWKFMGLGAPAGNSMLSTSADMFPHKWAVMFLIAVGFWNFLGAGVFGFLINLPIVSYYEIGTQWTANHGHGAMMGVYGMLSLGFFMFVARYFVPLDRASNRAMAISFWCTNLGLACMLFLNLFPVGFLQLRQILTTSYWQGRQPEFFTDPMVRVFEWLRLPGDTLFIIGILPVVYLAVRMFLNRNRPRVM from the coding sequence ATGACAGCAGTGGTCACCTTCTTGTTTGGATTTGCCGTGATGGGCTACCTGGCATACCGCAACGCATACGAGGGACCGCCGGTCCCGCGGGAGGTGCGGGTGACGGATGGTACGGTATTGTACACCGGCGACGATGTGATGGGCGGCCAACAGATCTTCCAGAAGCTGGGTCTCATGCAGTACGGTACCATTTTCGGCCACGGCGCATATCTGGGGCCGGATTTCACCGCCGAGTATCTGCACCTGGGTGGCGAGAAGGTGGTGAGGTACTACATGGGGCAGGGGCTTTCGGCTGACGACGCGGCAGCGAAAGTGCGCGCCGAGTTGAGGGAAAACAGCTACGTTGCGGAGAGCGGTCTCATAACCTTTTCTCCAGCCCGGGCACGTGCACACGCGGAACTTATCGACTACTACCGTGGCTGGTTTGGTCCGCTGCAGACGCAGCAGGGGTTGAAACGGCCTCATGTAGACGACCCTGAGGAAATCAGGAAACTGACGGCATATTTCTCCTGGGCGGCCTGGACAAGTACCGCTCAGCGTCCGGGCACCGGGCACTCCTACACCAACAACTGGCCTCCGGACAATCTTGCGGGCAACCGGCCCACGGCGGGGGCGCTGCTTTGGAGCGTACTGAGTCTCATCGCGCTACTGTGCGGCACCGGCGCCACACTCTTCGCATTCGGACGCTACGAGTTCCTCGGCTGGCATGCGGCAGACGAATACTCAGCAAAGATTGAAGCGCCGGAAAAGGTGCAACTTACCCCTTCGCAACGCACGATTGCCTGGTACTTCCTGGTGGTGTCGGGGCTCTTTCTTTTGCAGGGGCTATTGGGTGGTGTAAATGCCCACTACCACGTCGAGCCTGCCGGGTTTTACGGGTTCTCAATAGGGGACATTCTGCCGTACAACCTTTCCCGTATGTGGCACGTGCAGTTGGCGCTCTTCTTTGTTGCCTCAAGCTTCCTTGCCATGGGAATATTCCTGACCCCCATGATCGCGGGGAAGGAGCCGCCGCACCAGGAAAAACTGGCGCTCGTCCTCCTGGGCGCGCTGGTGGTTGTGGTGCTGGGGAGTCTCGGTGGGGAGGCTATGAGCCTCAAAGGGATGCTTTCCACCGGCGGCCCCTGGTTCTACGTGGGGTCCCAAGGGTGGGAGTACCTGGATCTTGGGCGTTTGTGGCAGATACTGCTGACTGTCGGGATGCTGCTCTGGCTGGTTATCCTCATACGCGGAATGAGGGAAAGGCTGCACGGGGAGCATCCGGGAAACATGCCCTGGCTTTTCGTGTACAGCGCCATCTCCATACCTCTATTCTATGCAGCCGGCATGCTGTACGGCAAGACTACCCACTTCAACCAGGTGGAGTTCTGGCGCTTTTGGGTGGTGCATCTGTGGGTTGAGGATTTCCTTGAGCTTTTTACCACCATCATGGTGGCCTACGTCTTCATGCTCATGGGGGTGGTACGCGTGCGGGTTGCCACCACCATCATCTACCTGGACATCATCCTCTACTCCATAGGGGGGGTGCTTGGTACCATGCACCATCTCTATTTCAGCGGTCAGCCTGAGGTGCACATGGCGTTCGGTGCGTTCTTCTCCGCCATGGAAGTCATCCCCCTGCTGCTCCTGACTTACGAGGCGTGGAAGTTCATGGGCCTCGGCGCCCCTGCCGGCAATTCCATGCTCAGTACCAGCGCCGATATGTTCCCGCACAAGTGGGCGGTGATGTTCCTGATAGCGGTGGGATTCTGGAACTTTTTGGGAGCAGGCGTATTTGGCTTCCTGATCAACCTCCCCATCGTCAGCTACTACGAGATTGGCACCCAGTGGACCGCCAACCACGGGCACGGTGCCATGATGGGGGTGTACGGCATGCTCTCTCTTGGCTTTTTCATGTTCGTCGCGCGCTACTTCGTCCCCCTCGACCGCGCAAGCAACCGCGCCATGGCCATCTCCTTCTGGTGCACGAACTTGGGGCTCGCCTGTATGCTGTTCCTGAACCTCTTCCCTGTGGGGTTTCTCCAGTTGAGACAAATCCTCACCACCTCTTACTGGCAGGGGCGGCAGCCGGAATTCTTCACCGACCCCATGGTGCGTGTATTCGAGTGGCTGCGCCTGCCGGGTGACACCCTCTTCATCATAGGGATACTGCCAGTGGTTTATCTTGCCGTGCGCATGTTCCTTAACCGGAACCGGCCGCGCGTCATGTAG
- a CDS encoding IS256 family transposase, with amino-acid sequence MASVDELHDALMKDCKKPEDIVGENGLLKHLTKRVLERAMQAEMTDHLGYEKHSQDGNNSGNSRNGSYDKTVKGEFGTLKVTVPRDRNGTFEPLILPKGQTRFTGFDDKIISMYARGMTTRDIQGHLQEMYGVEVSPTLVSQVTDAIADEVKQWQNRLLEEVYPIVYLDAIRVRVRHNGHVINKAVYLGIGITAEGIKEILGVWTAENEGAKFWLQVVTELRNRGVKDIFIACVDGLKGFPEAIEAVFPNTQVQLCIVHMVRHSMNYVARKRWKEVAEDLRAIYQAPTAEQAEMNLEAFEAKWDPTYPSVSKAWRRNWDNIIPFFSYAPEIRRVIYTTNAIESLNMSVRKVTKNRGSFPNDEAMFKLLYLAFRNVSKTWCKAIPGWRLALNQFSIIYEGRMPQM; translated from the coding sequence ATGGCCAGTGTAGATGAATTGCATGATGCTTTGATGAAGGACTGCAAGAAACCCGAGGACATCGTTGGTGAAAACGGGCTTCTGAAGCATCTGACTAAACGCGTCCTCGAGCGCGCAATGCAGGCCGAGATGACAGATCATCTTGGTTATGAGAAGCATTCCCAAGACGGCAATAACAGCGGGAACTCGCGCAATGGGAGTTATGACAAAACGGTAAAGGGAGAATTCGGTACCCTCAAAGTCACCGTCCCGCGCGACCGCAATGGAACATTCGAGCCGCTTATCCTGCCAAAGGGGCAGACTCGTTTTACCGGCTTTGACGACAAGATCATCTCCATGTACGCCCGTGGAATGACCACTCGTGACATTCAGGGTCACCTTCAGGAGATGTATGGAGTAGAGGTCTCGCCAACGCTCGTATCACAGGTCACGGATGCCATCGCAGATGAAGTAAAACAGTGGCAGAATCGGCTTTTAGAAGAGGTTTACCCGATTGTATATCTGGATGCCATCAGAGTACGAGTCCGACATAATGGCCATGTTATTAATAAGGCAGTCTATCTCGGCATAGGCATCACTGCGGAAGGGATCAAGGAGATCCTAGGAGTGTGGACTGCCGAAAATGAAGGTGCCAAGTTCTGGCTTCAGGTAGTTACGGAACTGAGAAATCGGGGAGTAAAGGACATCTTCATAGCATGTGTTGATGGTCTCAAAGGCTTTCCTGAAGCAATTGAAGCGGTTTTCCCAAATACCCAGGTTCAGCTTTGCATCGTGCACATGGTCCGTCACAGCATGAACTACGTTGCTAGGAAGCGTTGGAAAGAAGTTGCTGAGGATTTGAGGGCAATATATCAGGCCCCGACGGCAGAGCAGGCCGAGATGAATCTGGAGGCATTTGAGGCAAAATGGGACCCGACTTATCCGTCGGTATCGAAGGCGTGGCGAAGAAACTGGGATAATATAATTCCCTTCTTTTCGTATGCTCCCGAGATCAGGAGGGTCATCTACACCACCAACGCCATTGAGTCCCTAAACATGTCGGTACGGAAGGTAACGAAAAACCGAGGATCTTTCCCGAACGACGAGGCCATGTTCAAGCTGCTTTACTTGGCTTTTAGGAACGTTTCCAAAACCTGGTGCAAAGCAATTCCCGGGTGGAGGCTAGCTCTAAATCAATTCTCAATTATTTACGAAGGAAGAATGCCACAAATGTAG
- a CDS encoding GTP pyrophosphokinase gives MASVDFEREKVLFRKYYETNEKRLIAAKDSFVDIVRSLVSQTGAGATTKVEGRVKDKEECIKKFQRKYQGKLEADEQPYQIRDFISDLIGVRIVCLYEDEVPVVSELLQRNFKILNVTDKTSAVESTEDSFGYKGLHMDLALDPEAAYLTRNLPSADLCFEVQIRSLIQDAWSMLDHKIKYKKSIPVDLKRRINVLAALFELADREFKEIRNATSDLMQQATVTQVEPEAPGQAVISGTRTVNAFNFMPIAGHFFRDFVFDDEKVDDFVQDILEQNSTLQKAELHRCLNENLKVVREYRDHMLAENPERTFSAYTSIRHCLYLYDQDKFARILSRRNRERFVAWLKANQQLAPATSQS, from the coding sequence ATGGCATCAGTTGATTTTGAGCGGGAAAAAGTACTTTTCAGGAAATACTACGAGACTAACGAGAAACGGTTGATTGCGGCGAAGGACTCCTTTGTCGACATCGTCAGAAGCCTCGTGAGCCAGACTGGAGCGGGGGCGACCACAAAGGTAGAAGGGCGCGTCAAGGACAAAGAGGAGTGCATCAAAAAGTTCCAGCGCAAGTACCAGGGGAAACTCGAGGCCGACGAGCAGCCCTACCAGATAAGGGACTTCATCTCGGACCTGATAGGCGTTCGTATCGTCTGCCTCTATGAAGATGAGGTCCCGGTGGTGTCGGAACTGCTGCAGCGCAATTTCAAGATATTAAACGTCACCGACAAGACTTCAGCTGTGGAGAGCACGGAAGACTCCTTCGGCTACAAGGGGCTGCACATGGATCTGGCACTGGACCCTGAGGCGGCTTATCTCACCAGGAACCTGCCGTCGGCTGATCTCTGCTTCGAGGTGCAGATTCGGTCGCTGATCCAGGACGCCTGGAGCATGCTGGACCATAAGATCAAGTACAAGAAGTCGATCCCGGTGGATCTGAAGCGCAGGATCAACGTGCTCGCCGCCCTTTTCGAGCTCGCTGACCGTGAGTTTAAAGAGATCAGGAACGCGACCTCCGACCTGATGCAGCAGGCGACGGTGACGCAGGTCGAACCGGAAGCGCCGGGCCAGGCGGTTATCTCGGGCACGAGGACGGTGAACGCCTTTAATTTCATGCCCATTGCCGGGCACTTTTTCCGTGACTTCGTCTTCGACGACGAGAAGGTAGATGATTTCGTCCAGGACATACTCGAGCAAAACAGCACCCTGCAAAAGGCCGAACTGCACCGGTGCCTGAACGAGAATCTGAAGGTCGTCAGGGAGTATCGCGACCACATGCTCGCGGAAAACCCTGAAAGAACCTTCAGCGCCTACACCTCGATCAGGCACTGCCTCTATCTCTACGACCAGGACAAGTTCGCACGCATCCTGTCGAGAAGGAACAGGGAGCGTTTCGTCGCATGGTTGAAGGCCAATCAGCAGCTAGCCCCCGCAACATCGCAGTCCTGA
- a CDS encoding potassium channel family protein yields the protein MAIVAMILGAVLVLLVLWEGFETIILPRRVTRRFRITRVFYRSSWRPWTWLIHNFVPPRRRETWLSYFGPLSLLLLLSLWAAVLITGFAFIHWGGSWLFYSDGGTALISDLYLSGTTFFTLGIGDVVPKTSLGRLLVVVESGMGFAFLALVISYLPALNQSFARREVSISLLDARAGSPPTASEMLRRHSHHGGAESLRELLHEWERWSAEFLEGHLSYPVLAYFRSQHDNQSWLAALTSILDTCALIMAGVEGTCNRQAELTFAMSRHAVVDLALVFRTQPRQLPADRLPSAKLDEICDILRESGYKLKERGVLEQNLAELRLMYEPYVYALSRHFKVGLPPWVARENGIDNWQASFWKPPAKRHKAAEEVEERHF from the coding sequence ATGGCTATCGTGGCGATGATTCTTGGAGCCGTGCTGGTGCTCCTGGTACTGTGGGAGGGGTTCGAAACCATCATCCTGCCGCGCCGGGTGACGCGCCGCTTCCGAATCACGCGGGTCTTCTACCGCAGCAGCTGGCGTCCCTGGACCTGGCTCATCCACAACTTCGTTCCCCCCAGGCGCAGGGAAACATGGCTGAGCTACTTCGGGCCGCTGTCGCTGTTACTTCTTTTAAGCCTTTGGGCGGCGGTGCTGATCACCGGTTTCGCCTTCATCCACTGGGGCGGTTCCTGGCTTTTTTACTCCGACGGCGGCACCGCGCTGATCAGCGACCTCTACCTGAGCGGCACCACCTTCTTCACCCTCGGCATCGGCGACGTGGTGCCCAAGACGAGCCTGGGGCGTTTGCTGGTGGTGGTCGAATCCGGGATGGGGTTCGCGTTCCTCGCCCTGGTCATCAGCTACCTGCCGGCCCTGAACCAATCCTTCGCCCGGCGCGAGGTGAGCATCTCCCTGCTTGACGCCAGGGCCGGTTCACCTCCCACCGCTTCGGAGATGCTGCGCAGACACAGCCACCACGGCGGCGCCGAATCCCTTCGCGAACTGCTGCACGAGTGGGAGCGCTGGTCCGCGGAATTCCTCGAAGGGCATCTGTCCTACCCCGTGCTCGCCTATTTCCGTTCCCAGCACGACAACCAGTCCTGGTTGGCCGCGCTCACCTCGATCCTGGACACCTGCGCCCTGATCATGGCGGGAGTGGAGGGGACCTGCAACCGCCAGGCGGAGCTTACCTTCGCCATGTCGCGCCATGCCGTGGTCGACCTGGCGCTGGTGTTCCGTACCCAGCCCCGGCAACTGCCGGCTGACCGGCTGCCTTCGGCGAAGCTGGATGAGATCTGCGACATCCTTCGCGAGAGCGGCTACAAGCTGAAGGAGAGGGGAGTCCTGGAACAAAACCTTGCCGAGCTCCGCCTCATGTACGAGCCCTACGTCTACGCGCTCTCCCGCCATTTCAAGGTCGGTCTTCCCCCGTGGGTGGCACGGGAAAACGGGATCGACAACTGGCAGGCGAGCTTCTGGAAGCCCCCCGCCAAGCGCCACAAAGCCGCCGAAGAGGTCGAAGAGCGGCATTTCTGA